The following proteins are encoded in a genomic region of Spirosoma sp. SC4-14:
- a CDS encoding sugar phosphate isomerase/epimerase translates to MKTMKGPGIFLAQFLGDAEPFNSLESIAKYMADLGYKGIQIPTWDPRMIDLKQASESQTYCDEFKGKLNEIGVEITELATHLQGQLVAVHPAYGPMFDGFGPAELAGKPKEQQAWAVDQLIMTAKASKNLGLKASPTFSGALLWPFIYPWPQRPAGLVETGFTELATRWKPILDAYEDAGVDLAYELHPGEDLHDGITFEMFLEKTGNHPRVGINYDPSHFVLQQLDYLQFIDFYHERIFAYHVKDAEFNPSGKQGVYGGYQGWVERAGRFRSLGDGQVDFSGIFSKLAQYDYDRWAVLEWECALKHPEQGAAEGAPFIDSHIIRVTERAFDDFAGTGADEAFNKKVLGL, encoded by the coding sequence ATGAAAACAATGAAAGGCCCTGGCATTTTCCTGGCTCAGTTCTTAGGAGATGCCGAACCCTTTAACAGTTTAGAGTCCATTGCCAAATACATGGCTGACCTGGGCTACAAAGGTATCCAGATTCCAACGTGGGACCCGCGCATGATCGACCTGAAACAGGCGTCGGAAAGCCAGACCTACTGCGATGAATTTAAAGGCAAACTAAACGAAATCGGTGTCGAAATCACCGAACTGGCTACACACCTGCAAGGCCAACTAGTGGCCGTACACCCAGCCTACGGTCCGATGTTCGATGGCTTCGGTCCGGCCGAGTTAGCCGGTAAGCCTAAAGAACAGCAAGCCTGGGCTGTCGATCAGTTGATCATGACAGCCAAAGCTAGTAAAAACCTTGGCCTGAAAGCCAGCCCGACGTTTTCGGGGGCGTTGCTGTGGCCGTTTATTTATCCGTGGCCGCAGCGTCCGGCCGGACTGGTTGAAACTGGTTTTACGGAGCTGGCGACTCGCTGGAAGCCTATTCTGGATGCTTATGAAGACGCCGGCGTCGATCTGGCCTACGAACTGCATCCGGGCGAAGACCTGCACGATGGTATTACGTTTGAGATGTTCCTCGAAAAAACTGGTAATCACCCCCGTGTTGGTATCAATTATGACCCCAGCCACTTTGTGCTGCAACAACTCGATTATCTGCAATTCATCGACTTCTATCACGAGCGTATTTTTGCCTACCACGTGAAAGACGCTGAGTTTAATCCAAGCGGCAAGCAGGGTGTATATGGCGGCTACCAGGGCTGGGTCGAACGCGCCGGACGGTTCCGTTCGCTTGGCGATGGTCAGGTCGATTTCTCGGGTATTTTCTCCAAACTGGCGCAGTACGATTACGATCGCTGGGCAGTTCTGGAATGGGAGTGTGCGCTGAAACACCCAGAGCAGGGCGCAGCCGAAGGCGCACCGTTTATCGACAGTCACATCATTCGCGTTACCGAGCGGGCGTTCGACGATTTTGCCGGAACTGGTGCCGACGAAGCCTTTAATAAGAAGGTGCTGGGGCTGTAA
- a CDS encoding Gfo/Idh/MocA family oxidoreductase translates to MQKINVGVVGTGFIGPAHIEALRRLPNTNVLALCEVTPELARQKADQLGIERSCTFDELLAMDDIQVVHICTPNFLHYSQSKAALLAGKHVVCEKPLAKDLHEAEELVKLAKETGLVNAVHFNLRYYPLVRQMKVMREQDDLGDVYSVIGSYLQDWLFYDTDYNWRLEPDKSGDSRAIADIGSHLMDSLEYITGLKTVAVMADFNTVHKVRKKPLKPVETYSGKMLKPEDYADVPINTEDHANVLLRFDNGNRGVITVSQVSAGRKNQMKLEIAGSKKTYAWNSEAPNEMWVGNRDSANQAFMRDPSLAHPEARSVISFPGGHNEGFPDTSKQLFKEVYDAIAAGKQPENPTFPTFADGYRELLICEKILESNRKQAWVEV, encoded by the coding sequence ATGCAAAAAATTAATGTTGGTGTCGTAGGCACCGGATTTATTGGGCCGGCACACATCGAGGCCCTCCGCCGTTTGCCCAATACAAACGTGTTGGCGCTTTGCGAAGTAACCCCCGAACTGGCCCGCCAAAAAGCCGATCAACTGGGTATCGAACGGTCGTGTACATTTGACGAACTGCTGGCGATGGACGACATTCAGGTCGTGCACATCTGTACGCCCAATTTTCTGCACTATTCGCAGTCGAAAGCTGCTCTACTGGCAGGTAAGCACGTTGTGTGCGAAAAGCCGCTGGCCAAAGATTTGCACGAGGCCGAAGAGCTGGTGAAACTGGCTAAAGAAACAGGGCTGGTCAATGCCGTTCACTTCAATCTTCGCTATTATCCACTGGTTCGGCAGATGAAAGTGATGCGGGAGCAGGACGACCTGGGCGATGTGTATTCGGTGATTGGCTCATATTTGCAGGACTGGTTATTCTACGATACGGATTACAACTGGCGTCTTGAACCTGATAAATCGGGCGACTCGCGGGCTATTGCCGACATTGGCTCTCACCTGATGGATAGTCTGGAATACATCACTGGCCTGAAAACCGTAGCCGTTATGGCCGACTTCAACACGGTTCATAAAGTGCGCAAGAAGCCACTAAAGCCTGTAGAAACGTATTCGGGTAAAATGCTGAAACCGGAAGATTATGCCGATGTGCCCATCAATACCGAAGACCATGCCAACGTGTTGCTGCGGTTCGATAATGGCAATCGGGGGGTTATAACGGTGTCGCAGGTATCGGCAGGACGTAAAAACCAAATGAAACTCGAAATTGCCGGGTCGAAGAAAACCTATGCCTGGAACTCCGAAGCACCGAATGAAATGTGGGTTGGCAATCGCGATAGTGCTAATCAGGCGTTCATGCGTGATCCGTCGCTGGCGCATCCCGAAGCCCGTTCGGTGATTTCGTTTCCTGGTGGTCATAACGAAGGATTCCCCGATACATCGAAGCAGCTTTTCAAAGAGGTGTACGATGCCATTGCCGCTGGCAAACAGCCCGAAAACCCAACGTTCCCAACCTTTGCCGATGGCTACCGCGAACTGCTCATCTGCGAAAAAATTCTGGAGAGTAACCGGAAGCAGGCCTGGGTGGAAGTTTAA
- a CDS encoding four helix bundle protein yields the protein MSERAIYNSENIPESENLIQEAWVDYSGQSKSQFLDDIEKRLKLFMLRCVKVCRTLSQEYDAQHFAHQLIRSSSSAAANFRAVRRSRSQKEYYAKISVTLEELDESLFWLETLVFTEIVPENRLLDLIDEGYQILKILSKSRKTASD from the coding sequence ATGAGTGAAAGAGCGATTTACAACAGCGAGAATATACCGGAATCGGAAAACCTTATTCAAGAGGCTTGGGTGGATTACTCTGGCCAATCGAAAAGTCAGTTTCTGGATGACATCGAAAAACGGTTAAAACTCTTTATGCTTCGTTGTGTAAAAGTTTGTCGTACTCTTTCGCAGGAGTATGATGCCCAACATTTTGCTCATCAGCTTATTCGTTCGTCTTCCTCTGCGGCAGCTAACTTTCGGGCAGTACGAAGAAGCAGAAGTCAGAAAGAATACTATGCTAAAATAAGTGTTACTCTTGAAGAGTTAGATGAATCTCTTTTCTGGCTGGAAACATTAGTTTTCACTGAAATTGTCCCTGAAAACCGGTTACTAGATTTGATTGATGAGGGCTATCAAATTCTGAAAATTCTGTCAAAATCCCGTAAAACAGCGAGCGACTGA
- a CDS encoding Uma2 family endonuclease has protein sequence MNVIDKVMPVAVATSVRKRKKPGVPSYLIYETLNGRPLYYRNYQAVLNGQKTPAEIMGSSSLQAALVATLVMFLGRTINRKKYLVVTNESGVHLEKGSNLSNDIAIFDRANNLTLTNKYFDTAPKIAFEIDVRIEPNEFEGKESGYVYEKTERLLAFGVERVIWIMTDSTKIFVATPQKPWLTENWDASIPVLDDVVLNLAALLTEEGIEF, from the coding sequence ATGAACGTAATCGACAAGGTCATGCCAGTAGCCGTAGCCACATCGGTCAGAAAGCGGAAGAAGCCCGGAGTGCCCTCCTACCTGATCTACGAGACGCTTAACGGACGTCCGCTATATTACCGCAACTATCAGGCTGTGCTGAATGGTCAGAAAACACCCGCCGAAATTATGGGCAGTAGTTCGCTTCAGGCTGCATTAGTAGCCACCCTCGTTATGTTTCTTGGCCGCACTATTAATCGCAAGAAGTATTTAGTCGTCACCAATGAATCCGGTGTACATCTTGAAAAAGGCAGCAACTTGTCGAATGACATTGCCATTTTCGATAGAGCCAACAACCTGACCTTAACGAACAAATACTTCGACACCGCTCCTAAAATTGCATTTGAGATCGATGTCCGTATTGAACCCAACGAATTTGAAGGCAAGGAATCGGGCTATGTTTACGAGAAAACTGAACGGTTATTGGCTTTTGGCGTTGAACGGGTGATCTGGATTATGACAGACTCCACAAAAATTTTCGTTGCTACGCCCCAAAAACCCTGGCTCACAGAGAATTGGGATGCCAGCATTCCGGTGCTGGACGATGTGGTCTTAAATCTGGCTGCGCTGCTTACCGAAGAAGGAATCGAGTTCTGA
- a CDS encoding polysaccharide deacetylase family protein, which produces MFTRTYSSVITAFCLCVLLSGALSGCQSKGSDTTETVDSTAYADGTKTAVTADTTKEAEATVIDPASIPASKIADAATILARPQVPILCYHQIRDWRPSDSKTSKDYIIPVAAFKEQMQMLADSGYHTILPDQLYAYLTTGAPLPPKPVMLTFDDGDLDQYEVAAPELEKHGFKGAFFIMTVAIGRHGKQPYMDKAQIKDLADRGHAIGAHTWDHHNVKKYQGDDWKIQIEEPNKKLESIVGKPIKYFAYPFGLWNKQALPELQKRGYLLAFTLADKRDDQMPLYTVRRIIAGGQWKSKTMYRNMIQSFDDK; this is translated from the coding sequence ATGTTTACCCGTACATATAGTTCTGTTATAACAGCTTTTTGCCTGTGTGTGTTGTTGAGTGGTGCGTTATCAGGTTGTCAGTCGAAAGGCTCTGATACGACAGAAACTGTCGATTCAACGGCTTATGCCGATGGTACGAAAACCGCCGTAACTGCGGATACTACCAAAGAGGCTGAGGCTACCGTAATTGATCCTGCCAGTATTCCTGCCAGCAAAATTGCCGATGCCGCCACCATTCTGGCCCGGCCACAAGTACCTATTCTGTGTTATCACCAGATTCGCGACTGGCGCCCAAGCGATTCAAAAACGTCGAAAGATTACATTATTCCGGTGGCTGCTTTTAAAGAGCAAATGCAGATGCTGGCCGATAGCGGCTACCATACAATTTTGCCCGACCAGTTGTATGCTTATCTGACCACTGGCGCGCCCCTGCCCCCAAAACCGGTTATGCTGACCTTCGACGATGGCGACCTCGACCAATATGAAGTAGCGGCTCCTGAACTCGAAAAGCATGGCTTTAAAGGTGCGTTTTTTATCATGACGGTTGCCATTGGCCGACATGGTAAACAGCCGTATATGGACAAAGCGCAGATTAAAGATCTGGCCGATCGTGGGCATGCTATTGGTGCGCACACCTGGGATCATCACAACGTGAAAAAATATCAGGGCGACGACTGGAAAATTCAGATCGAAGAACCGAATAAAAAGCTGGAAAGCATTGTCGGAAAGCCGATTAAATATTTTGCCTATCCGTTTGGACTCTGGAACAAGCAGGCGCTGCCTGAGCTACAAAAGCGCGGCTATCTGCTGGCCTTTACGCTGGCCGACAAACGCGACGATCAGATGCCATTATATACTGTTCGTCGTATCATTGCCGGTGGCCAGTGGAAGTCTAAAACCATGTACCGGAATATGATCCAAAGCTTCGACGATAAATAA
- a CDS encoding sugar phosphate isomerase/epimerase family protein has protein sequence MNQSRRQFLQQLGLSAAGLSMASVLPTQTFADMAAKKFTFDISLAEFSFFPEIMSGKMTNMDFPARAKNDFGINVLEYVSMFFNNKHTDQAYLKELKQRCDDLGMKNNLIMVDGANIADLDATKRQQAVESHYPWVDAAKYLGCTAIRVNLGDTSKAISGTPDDPADEAAKTAADGYHKLLEYAAKQNMNVIVENHFGNSTDIDWLVGVLKAVNMPNSGLLPDFGNFCRQRSKPETNDIKGIMNTKCIKEYDRYEGVKKMMPYAKGISAKTHKFDANGNETESDFRRLFKIIKDAGFKGYVGIEYEGGLMNAYNPTGGYLPVADGIKATKTLLERVRAELA, from the coding sequence ATGAACCAATCACGCCGACAATTTCTACAGCAACTCGGTCTGTCAGCCGCTGGTCTGAGTATGGCCTCGGTTTTACCAACGCAAACGTTTGCCGATATGGCCGCTAAAAAATTCACGTTCGATATCTCGCTGGCCGAGTTTTCGTTTTTCCCCGAAATCATGTCGGGCAAGATGACCAACATGGATTTTCCAGCCCGTGCGAAAAACGACTTCGGCATCAATGTACTGGAGTATGTATCGATGTTTTTCAACAACAAGCATACCGATCAGGCGTATCTGAAAGAACTAAAACAACGCTGCGACGATCTGGGCATGAAAAACAACCTCATCATGGTCGACGGTGCCAATATTGCCGATCTGGACGCCACCAAGCGTCAGCAAGCTGTTGAGTCGCACTATCCCTGGGTCGATGCGGCCAAATACCTGGGCTGTACGGCCATTCGGGTCAATCTTGGCGATACCTCTAAAGCTATATCAGGAACCCCCGACGATCCGGCCGACGAAGCCGCCAAAACCGCAGCCGACGGCTATCATAAGCTACTGGAGTATGCGGCCAAACAAAACATGAACGTGATTGTTGAAAACCACTTTGGCAACTCAACCGATATCGACTGGTTGGTTGGTGTTCTGAAGGCGGTAAATATGCCAAATTCGGGCCTGCTGCCCGATTTTGGTAATTTCTGTCGGCAACGGAGCAAGCCCGAAACCAATGATATCAAAGGTATCATGAACACCAAATGCATTAAGGAATATGATCGGTATGAGGGCGTGAAGAAAATGATGCCTTATGCCAAAGGAATCAGTGCCAAAACGCATAAGTTCGATGCCAATGGTAATGAAACCGAAAGCGACTTCCGGCGACTGTTCAAGATCATTAAAGACGCGGGCTTTAAAGGCTACGTTGGCATCGAATATGAAGGAGGGCTGATGAATGCCTATAACCCAACGGGCGGCTATTTACCCGTAGCCGACGGCATCAAAGCAACCAAAACCCTGCTCGAACGCGTCCGCGCCGAACTTGCCTAA
- a CDS encoding class I SAM-dependent methyltransferase — protein MKLSTGMNKQSYNKIAQEWAAIRNNAFVSKLVIDFAQKVNRHGHILDIGCGTGSPLAQFLSDNHFFVTGIDASDRMIEIAQSAHVRNAEFSSCDFFDFESPRQFDGVLAWDSFFHFPKDRQHLIYPKASRFLKPGGYLLFTHGNGNDEHVDSMMGESFYYSCLPKANVYQLLVEHGFSVEYMHKDYLENGTHRSLVVLARKK, from the coding sequence ATGAAGCTATCGACAGGGATGAACAAACAATCGTATAACAAAATTGCTCAGGAGTGGGCCGCTATAAGAAACAATGCCTTTGTCAGTAAGCTGGTGATAGACTTCGCCCAAAAAGTAAATCGGCACGGGCACATTCTGGACATTGGTTGTGGCACGGGGAGCCCGCTAGCCCAGTTTTTATCCGACAATCATTTTTTCGTAACCGGCATCGACGCATCAGACCGAATGATTGAAATAGCCCAGAGCGCCCACGTCAGGAATGCCGAATTTAGTAGCTGTGATTTTTTTGATTTCGAATCGCCCAGGCAATTCGATGGCGTTCTGGCATGGGATTCGTTTTTTCATTTTCCGAAAGACAGGCAACACCTCATATACCCCAAAGCCAGCCGTTTTTTAAAGCCCGGTGGCTATCTGCTTTTTACGCATGGCAATGGCAACGACGAACACGTAGACAGTATGATGGGTGAGTCCTTTTACTACAGTTGCCTACCAAAAGCCAATGTCTATCAACTACTTGTTGAGCACGGCTTTTCGGTTGAGTATATGCATAAAGACTATCTGGAAAACGGCACCCACCGCTCGTTGGTTGTCCTGGCCCGGAAGAAATGA
- a CDS encoding polysaccharide deacetylase family protein, which produces MNYKTFLGAAILLFGLQYTFGQTNSPRLIVRGDDMGYSHAGNEAIMKCYKDGIEKSIEVLVPSPWFPEAVEMLKQIPNADIGIHLTLTSEWDNIKWRPLTDCPSLRDADGYFYPMVRPNKNYPKRSVVENDWKLADIEKEFRAQIELAMEKIPHISHLSGHMGCTSLNDEVKALVEKLAKEYHIPLHDMNLGDAGVMRAGYIGDHVTSDEKLKSFVKMLDSLEPGKTYLFVDHPGLDTPEVRAIHHIGYENVAQDRQGVTDVWTHPRVKQLIKEKGIQLIGYNQITSH; this is translated from the coding sequence ATGAACTACAAGACCTTTCTGGGAGCGGCAATACTGCTGTTCGGCCTGCAATATACGTTTGGCCAGACCAATTCACCACGGCTAATCGTTCGGGGCGACGACATGGGCTATTCGCACGCGGGCAACGAAGCGATCATGAAATGCTATAAAGACGGTATCGAGAAATCGATTGAAGTGCTGGTTCCGTCGCCCTGGTTTCCGGAAGCGGTTGAGATGCTGAAGCAAATTCCGAATGCCGACATTGGTATCCACTTGACGCTCACCAGCGAATGGGACAATATCAAATGGCGACCGCTGACCGATTGTCCGAGCCTGCGCGATGCCGATGGCTATTTTTATCCGATGGTTCGACCCAATAAGAATTATCCGAAGCGGTCGGTAGTTGAAAATGACTGGAAACTGGCCGATATTGAAAAGGAGTTTCGGGCGCAGATCGAACTGGCCATGGAGAAAATACCGCACATAAGCCATCTGTCGGGCCATATGGGGTGTACGAGCCTGAACGATGAGGTGAAAGCGCTGGTTGAGAAACTGGCAAAAGAATACCATATTCCGCTCCATGATATGAACCTTGGCGACGCGGGTGTGATGCGGGCAGGCTACATCGGCGATCACGTAACCTCCGACGAAAAACTAAAGAGCTTTGTAAAAATGCTCGACAGCCTGGAGCCCGGTAAAACCTATCTGTTTGTCGACCATCCCGGTCTCGATACCCCCGAAGTCCGGGCCATTCATCACATTGGTTATGAAAACGTGGCTCAGGATCGACAGGGTGTAACCGACGTTTGGACGCATCCGCGTGTGAAGCAACTGATCAAAGAAAAGGGAATTCAACTAATTGGCTACAATCAGATTACTAGCCATTAG
- a CDS encoding ThuA domain-containing protein, giving the protein MLRKILKILLGLVVVLVLLVGGFFVFAMYVTRQLPWQKPEFDTVRPADPGPIGDKGVLIFSKTNGFRHESIEPGIEALKKAGKEKGWDVRATENGAFFNDDYLRRFKVVVFLSTTGDVLTSDQEKAFERFVENGGGYVGIHAASDTEYAWEWYDHMLGTHFRDHPLYPEHTPVAEIITDVRDHPTTKHLPAKWRRADEWYNFKQSVRGKDSIQVLLTLNEATYKATWPKAMGGDHPISWTNKVGKGRIFYTGMGHTNETFTDPNAMPHIVAGIEWAGQFK; this is encoded by the coding sequence ATGCTACGTAAAATCCTGAAAATCCTGTTGGGGCTGGTGGTCGTGCTGGTTCTGCTGGTGGGAGGTTTCTTTGTTTTTGCCATGTACGTAACGCGGCAGCTACCCTGGCAGAAACCTGAATTTGATACCGTTCGCCCGGCCGATCCGGGGCCGATTGGCGACAAAGGCGTGCTAATTTTTTCGAAAACCAACGGTTTCCGGCACGAATCCATTGAACCGGGTATCGAAGCCCTCAAAAAAGCGGGTAAGGAAAAAGGCTGGGATGTGAGAGCAACGGAGAACGGTGCTTTTTTTAATGACGATTATCTGCGCCGGTTTAAGGTCGTGGTCTTTCTGTCGACAACGGGCGATGTATTGACTTCCGATCAGGAAAAAGCCTTCGAGCGATTTGTGGAAAATGGTGGTGGCTATGTCGGTATTCATGCGGCATCGGACACCGAATATGCCTGGGAATGGTACGATCATATGCTCGGCACGCACTTCCGCGACCACCCGCTCTATCCGGAGCATACGCCCGTAGCCGAAATTATCACCGACGTTCGCGACCATCCGACGACCAAACACCTGCCAGCCAAATGGCGGAGAGCCGACGAGTGGTATAATTTCAAACAGAGTGTTCGGGGGAAAGACAGCATTCAGGTATTACTCACCTTAAACGAAGCAACTTATAAGGCAACCTGGCCCAAAGCAATGGGTGGCGATCATCCAATTTCGTGGACAAATAAGGTTGGCAAAGGCCGTATCTTCTATACCGGCATGGGCCATACCAACGAAACCTTTACCGACCCAAATGCCATGCCGCACATAGTGGCCGGTATCGAATGGGCGGGGCAGTTTAAGTAG
- a CDS encoding endonuclease MutS2: MLYPNTLEQKLGFDTIRERLKESCISSLGQDYVEKIRFTDNVQLIDKLLRQTDEFKQIVQYESDFPGSNYIDVRPHLNRARIEGLALTEAEFFDLKLSLRTVQDCLKFLTKHSEGKRENETTYPFLRELAGPVGVDKNLTNALERVIDDRGLVRDSASPELASIRRRIISEQANLRKRLDSIIRQARQNGWIPDDLSLTVRGGRLVIPIAAEHKRKIKGFVHDESQTGQTVFLEPAEVFDANNEIRELEYEERREIHRILLALTDQIRPHLDELKKAINFLAQIDFIRAKAKLAVQLDAIMPKLQERPIVNWTDARHPLLYLSFQKQGKSVVPLGVRLDEKTRILIISGPNAGGKSVALKTIGLIQYMLQCGLLVPMVDYSEMGVFQNLFIDIGDEQSLENDLSTYSSHLTAMKQFMIGANKRTLFLIDEFGTGTEPGLGGAIAESILEELNKSGAYGVINTHYTNLKVFADKTPGLINGAMRFDGEHLEPLYQLEIGRPGSSFAFEIAQKIGLPKTVIDRAKEKLGSQQVNFEKLLKELDIEKRVFSEKNLEISINQRKVAQQLAEYTALKNRLDNEQKQLLNNAKHKAKALVQEANQRIENTIREIKENKAERDATRQVRQELERFEEKELTPETLIVEKPKQPEEEFEADGGAITVGSYVRIAGQNAIGQVLSLRGKDAEIRIGDLKSNVKLNRLERVSRKVFKDATETKDERPRSQGVDMNEKMQNFSFNLDIRGKRGEEALGEVDRFFDDALMLGYPELRIVHGKGDGILRTLVRNHLRGYKQVARMEDEHADRGGAGVTIVKMK, translated from the coding sequence ATGCTTTACCCTAATACACTAGAACAAAAACTAGGTTTCGATACCATACGCGAACGACTTAAAGAGTCCTGTATCAGCTCGCTGGGGCAGGATTATGTCGAAAAGATTCGCTTTACCGATAATGTGCAACTCATTGACAAACTGCTTCGCCAGACCGACGAATTTAAGCAGATTGTTCAATATGAATCTGATTTTCCTGGCAGCAACTACATCGACGTTCGGCCACATCTGAACCGGGCTCGCATTGAAGGGCTGGCCCTGACCGAAGCCGAGTTTTTCGATCTGAAACTCTCGCTTCGTACGGTACAGGACTGCCTGAAATTTCTGACCAAACACAGCGAAGGGAAGCGCGAGAACGAAACAACGTATCCGTTTCTGCGCGAACTGGCCGGTCCGGTTGGTGTCGATAAAAACCTGACTAACGCCCTCGAACGCGTCATCGACGACCGTGGACTCGTTCGCGATTCAGCGTCGCCCGAGCTGGCCAGCATTCGCCGACGAATTATCAGCGAACAGGCCAATCTGCGTAAACGACTGGACAGTATTATTCGGCAGGCCCGCCAAAACGGCTGGATTCCCGACGACCTGAGTCTGACGGTGCGCGGTGGGCGGCTGGTGATTCCGATTGCTGCCGAACACAAACGCAAAATCAAGGGATTCGTTCATGATGAGTCGCAGACGGGGCAAACGGTTTTTCTCGAACCGGCCGAAGTATTCGATGCCAACAACGAAATCCGTGAGCTGGAATATGAAGAACGGCGCGAAATCCACCGGATTCTGCTGGCACTAACAGATCAGATTCGACCGCACCTCGATGAACTGAAAAAGGCTATTAATTTCCTGGCGCAGATTGATTTCATTCGGGCCAAAGCCAAACTGGCGGTTCAACTGGATGCGATTATGCCGAAGCTTCAGGAGCGTCCGATTGTTAACTGGACCGATGCCCGGCACCCGCTGCTATACCTGTCGTTTCAGAAGCAGGGAAAATCGGTAGTACCGCTGGGTGTACGACTCGATGAGAAGACCCGTATTCTGATCATTTCGGGTCCTAATGCTGGTGGTAAATCGGTTGCACTGAAAACAATCGGGCTTATCCAGTACATGCTTCAGTGTGGGCTTTTGGTACCAATGGTCGACTACTCAGAAATGGGCGTATTCCAGAATCTGTTTATCGATATTGGCGACGAACAATCGCTGGAAAATGACCTCAGCACCTATTCGTCGCACCTCACGGCCATGAAGCAGTTCATGATTGGGGCCAATAAGCGTACGCTGTTTCTGATCGATGAATTTGGTACCGGCACCGAACCCGGTTTGGGTGGCGCCATTGCCGAGTCGATTCTGGAAGAGTTGAACAAGTCGGGCGCATATGGTGTGATCAACACGCACTACACAAACCTGAAAGTATTTGCCGACAAAACACCGGGGCTAATCAATGGAGCCATGCGTTTCGACGGTGAGCATCTGGAACCACTGTATCAACTGGAAATTGGTCGGCCGGGGAGTTCATTTGCGTTCGAGATCGCGCAGAAAATTGGCCTGCCCAAAACCGTTATCGACCGGGCGAAGGAGAAACTTGGTAGCCAGCAGGTTAATTTTGAGAAGCTACTGAAAGAGCTGGATATTGAGAAGCGCGTTTTCTCCGAAAAAAATCTGGAAATCAGCATTAACCAGCGTAAAGTGGCGCAGCAGCTTGCCGAATATACGGCTCTGAAAAATCGGCTGGATAATGAACAGAAACAATTGCTGAACAACGCCAAGCATAAAGCCAAAGCCTTGGTTCAGGAAGCGAATCAGCGAATTGAAAACACGATTCGTGAAATCAAAGAGAACAAAGCCGAACGCGACGCAACAAGGCAGGTTCGGCAGGAGCTGGAGCGGTTTGAGGAAAAAGAGCTAACGCCCGAAACACTGATTGTTGAAAAGCCCAAACAGCCTGAAGAAGAATTTGAAGCCGATGGAGGAGCTATCACCGTTGGTAGCTACGTTCGGATTGCAGGACAAAATGCAATTGGTCAGGTATTGTCGCTGCGGGGTAAAGATGCCGAAATTCGGATTGGCGATCTGAAATCGAATGTAAAGCTAAATCGACTCGAAAGGGTTAGCCGGAAAGTGTTTAAAGACGCTACCGAAACAAAAGATGAGCGCCCCCGTAGCCAGGGTGTCGATATGAACGAGAAGATGCAGAACTTCAGTTTCAATCTCGACATTCGGGGCAAACGCGGTGAAGAAGCGCTGGGCGAGGTTGATCGTTTTTTTGATGATGCCCTGATGCTCGGCTACCCCGAATTGCGAATTGTGCACGGCAAGGGCGACGGTATTCTGCGTACGCTGGTGCGGAACCATCTGCGCGGCTACAAGCAGGTAGCCCGTATGGAAGACGAACACGCCGACCGTGGCGGTGCGGGGGTTACGATTGTGAAAATGAAATAA